From the Vicia villosa cultivar HV-30 ecotype Madison, WI unplaced genomic scaffold, Vvil1.0 ctg.000212F_1_1, whole genome shotgun sequence genome, one window contains:
- the LOC131625410 gene encoding protein RETICULATA-RELATED 4, chloroplastic-like produces MAMASPFSTIYARSFSLPNLNHPFSTSLSLPPLTITSRPPHSHSKIFTSRPLLSTLPKISTIIHASGNGGGIGGDNGDGGGGGGGDGDDGGSGDRDRNREEALLVLAEVGKPLESLPSDLAEAVKAGRVPGSIVKRFFELQKSSVFRWLLNFGGFRERLLADDLFLAKVAMECGVGIFTKTAAELEKRKENFTKELDFVCADVVMAIVADFMLVWLPAPTVSLRPPLSVSAGVIAKFFFGCPENAFQVALAGSSFSLIQRIGAILRNGAKLFAVGTGASLIGTGVTNALINARKVVDKSFADEAEEVPVLSTSVAYGVYMAVSSNLRYQILAGIIEQRILDPLLHQNKLLLSAVCFAVRTGNTFLGSLLWVDYARWVGVQKIRD; encoded by the exons ATGGCTATGGCTTCTCCATTCTCCACCATCTACGCTCGTTCTTTCTCTCTCCCCAATCTAAACCATCCCTTTTCCACTTCTCTCTCACTCCCACCTCTCACCATCACTTCTCGCCCTCCACATTCTCATTCCAAAATCTTCACTTCCCGTCCTCTTCTCTCCACACTTCCCAAAATCTCAACCATAATTCATGCATCCGGAAACGGCGGCGGAATCGGAGGAGATAACGGTGAtggtggaggaggaggaggaggcgaTGGCGATGATGGTGGATCGGGGGACAGAGATCGGAACAGAGAAGAAGCGCTATTGGTACTTGCGGAGGTCGGTAAGCCGCTGGAGAGTTTGCCTTCTGATCTAGCAGAGGCGGTTAAAGCTGGACGAGTTCCGGGTTCGATCGTGAAGAGATTTTTCGAGCTGCAAAAATCGAGTGTGTTTCGGTGGTTGCTTAATTTTGGAGGATTTAGAGAGAGATTGCTTGCTGATGATTTGTTCCTCGCTAAAGTTGCCATGGAATGCGGTGTTGGAATTTTTACTAAG ACTGCTGCGGAGTTGGAGAAGCGAAAAGAAAACTTTACTAAAGAGCTTGATTTTGTTTGTGCTGATGTG gtAATGGCCATTGTAGCAGATTTTATGCTCGTTTGGCTTCCTGCTCCGACGGTTTCTCTTCGACCACCACTTTCTGTCAGTGCCGGGGTTATTGCTAAGTTCTTCTTTGGCTGCCCTGAAAATGCTTTTCAG GTGGCTTTGGCTGGATCGTCGTTTTCACTTATACAGCGAATCGGTGCTATTCTG CGGAACGGAGCTAAGCTATTTGCAGTTGGAACTGGTGCATCACTG ATTGGTACTGGTGTAACAAACGCATTGATTAATGCACGGAAGGTTGTTGATAAATCTTTTGCCGACGAGGCTGAGGAAGTACCGGTATTATCTACTAGTGTTGCATATGGTGTTTACATGGCAGTATCTAGCAACCTAAG GTACCAAATTCTAGCTGGAATTATCGAACAACGGATTTTAGATCCTTTGCTGCACCAAAACAAGCTCTTGTTAAGTGCCGTCTGCTTTGCTGTTAGAACCGGAAACACTTTCTTGGGCTCACTATT GTGGGTGGATTATGCTCGGTGGGTTGGAGTCCAGAAGATAAGGGATTAA